Below is a window of bacterium DNA.
GAAGTTTCCACTTTAACAGAGATCCTTCCTGGACAGCATCATCAATCTTCTGCAGGATCAAAATATGATTGAAATCGTGCACAACACCAGACGGATACGAGTATCTTTTTCGCTGACTTCACGTTTCATAGCGGATACTGTTTTATTGTAGTACAGTGTCATGCGGAACGCAGACGTGCCTGCATTACGCGTCGGTACGTGGTTCGTTCACAGCAGCAGTGAATGCAAATGCAACCGTACACCGTTACAAGGCACATTCCGCATCACGCAGGTCATTCCGGATACGACCAGTTGGCACGGTTTGCCGGTAAGCCCGTGAATGTGCCGCGCTGGGTAACCGCTGTTCGCGGCGCCGGTTTTGTTCATCGTTTTTTTCGAAAGAGATCCGGGATGGAGTGGTATGACGGTCTCTATCAGGAAACTTTTACAGCGATGCACATGAAAACGCATTCCAAAGGAATCTATCATTTCCTGTTTGCCGAAAATCATTTTAGATATCTACCGGCCTTGGTACGAAAAGGAAATCACAGAGTTATCGGCACATTCCACGCAACAGCAGATGAATTTGACCGGGTTATGCGTATGAAAGAACATTTCAAATGGTTGGATGCTGCCGTTGTCGTATCACACAGCCAGGTGGCGCATATGGAATCGTTGATGGGGAAGGATCAAGTATTTTTTGTGCCTCACGGAATGGATACAGATTACTTTACTCCCGGGCGAGCTGAAAAATCCGGCCGGGTAAAATTGTGTCTTTGCGTAGGCCATCACCACCGGGATTATGCAACGCTTTGCGAAACGGCGGGAATCGTAAAGAGGGAAGATCCGGAGGTGCGGTTCATCCTTGTGAATCGAGTGTTTGCTGCGTATCTATCGCTGGAGCAACAAGAACACTTTCGAAAACTTTTTGCCGCTGCCGGCAATATCGAATTACGAACGAATTTGACGGACGATGAATTGCTCGATTTGTACCGCGCGAGCGATCTGCTCGTACTACCGCTTCTTGATTCAACCGCGAACGTGGCGTTGCTGGAATCGTTAAGCTGCGGGTTGCCGTCCGTAATTACGGATGTTGGTGGCATTCGCGATTATGTGGATGAACAGTGCTCTGTAATAGCGCCGCTTCACGATGCCGGAACGATGGCTTCGCAAATACTCGAGCTCTCAAATGACCCGGTCCGCAGACAAAGACTCTCGCTTGCCGCAAGGGAACGTGCTCTCACTTTTGATTGGAAGCGAATTGCCCAGCAAATGAATCAAGTCTATGAAAAAATGTAACAAGATCTATTTGAGGAGCGCATCGCAGAAACCAAGTGGTGCGGGCGACTCGCCCGCAAAAGCTAATCAGCCAGCAGATGTTTTATTTTCACTGCAGCCACTCCATCGCCACTCCTGAAGCGTGCATCTCTGCCCGCCAAGCTCGTCGACCCTACAAAGTTTTGCGGGCTGGAAGCCCGCGCTCCGTCTGATTTTTTCACAGCTTCACTCGCCCGCACCACATCCCATTAGAATAGAATTATCATGTGGGAAGTTTATTAGTTCTGATTCTCATCGTTCTCATCACATACTTACTCCTTGCCTATTTGATTCTGCCGGCTATGTGGAAACACCACGAACATCATCCTGCGCTTTCCGCAGCACCGAAATGTACGGTTACAGGCGAAGGAATTCCAGGGGATCCAGTGAATGTCGGCTTTGTTGGGACACAGGATGAGATTCTGCGTTGTTTGATTGCAGCAGGGTGGCATCCTGCAGATCCGATCACCTTTCGAAGCGCGACACAAATCGTGGAAAGCGTTCTTTTTCGAAAACCGGATCCGACCGCTCCGGTGAGTTCACTCTATCTTTGGGGCCGCCAGCAAGACCTCGCATTTGAGCGCGAAGTGGGAAGCAGCGCACGGCAACGACATCATGTTCGCCTCTGGCAGGCGCCTGAGGAATTTGGTGTTGTGGACCGTCCCACATGGATCGGAGCAACGACATTTGATGTTGGCGTTGGAGTAAGCCGCAGAACCGGACAAATCACGCATCACATATCGCCAAATCTCGATGCAGAAAGGGATACATTGATTACCGATGCTAAAAACACGCAACAGGTGTTAAGGATCTACCAGGTGACCGGCGTAGGCGCAACACTGTCAGGACGAAATGGCGGAGGAGACAGATATTACACCGATGGAGAAAT
It encodes the following:
- a CDS encoding glycosyltransferase family 4 protein; protein product: MQMQPYTVTRHIPHHAGHSGYDQLARFAGKPVNVPRWVTAVRGAGFVHRFFRKRSGMEWYDGLYQETFTAMHMKTHSKGIYHFLFAENHFRYLPALVRKGNHRVIGTFHATADEFDRVMRMKEHFKWLDAAVVVSHSQVAHMESLMGKDQVFFVPHGMDTDYFTPGRAEKSGRVKLCLCVGHHHRDYATLCETAGIVKREDPEVRFILVNRVFAAYLSLEQQEHFRKLFAAAGNIELRTNLTDDELLDLYRASDLLVLPLLDSTANVALLESLSCGLPSVITDVGGIRDYVDEQCSVIAPLHDAGTMASQILELSNDPVRRQRLSLAARERALTFDWKRIAQQMNQVYEKM
- a CDS encoding LssY C-terminal domain-containing protein — its product is MGSLLVLILIVLITYLLLAYLILPAMWKHHEHHPALSAAPKCTVTGEGIPGDPVNVGFVGTQDEILRCLIAAGWHPADPITFRSATQIVESVLFRKPDPTAPVSSLYLWGRQQDLAFEREVGSSARQRHHVRLWQAPEEFGVVDRPTWIGATTFDVGVGVSRRTGQITHHISPNLDAERDTLITDAKNTQQVLRIYQVTGVGATLSGRNGGGDRYYTDGEMTIAVLTKDNEIKADPPEKLPNPPAVVMKNRIWSFLRKI